TTAAGTCCAACGATTGCAGATATTCAAAATATATCGTGCTCTACGTCACCGCACCCCGCCGGGCACCATAGTTAATAAGTGTTGGTTCGGGTAGCTTTGCGTGATATTGCGCTGTTGTAATTGCCAATAAAGCTGTTCCACATCATGGCGTTGACGGTCTAATAATAAGCCCACCACACTGCCGCTGTGTGCCACATTCAGTCCATATAAATCCAGCTCTTCGACTAATCCCAGCAGAGCGCAGAAGTCGGGTTTAACCAGTAGATGCTGGCTGGCCTGTGCGCTAAGTGTGGTGGACTGGCCTAGCAGGGCGCAATCATGCTGCTCAGCGGCCTGCGTAAACAGTTGCCATGCTTGTTCTAACGATGGGGCGCTTGCCAGTAGGGCTGTCTGGCGATGCCGACGATGATAATCCTCGGTGTTGAGGCATTGTGGGCTTTCCAGCAGCAGAATATCCACACTGGGTTGCCAATCATAAGAA
The sequence above is drawn from the Yersinia enterocolitica subsp. enterocolitica genome and encodes:
- a CDS encoding GHMP kinase is translated as MAEARCPASCGELIQGWILGGEKLISCPINWFSTVSVTDGVPGSHERPRMRQMLKAVLTYFDQPAEMARGLHINFDSTIPVAKGLASSTADIAATALATARHLGETLDEAALAALCVSLEPTDSTLFQRLTLFDHQTAATQISYDWQPSVDILLLESPQCLNTEDYHRRHRQTALLASAPSLEQAWQLFTQAAEQHDCALLGQSTTLSAQASQHLLVKPDFCALLGLVEELDLYGLNVAHSGSVVGLLLDRQRHDVEQLYWQLQQRNITQSYPNQHLLTMVPGGVR